From one Ignavibacteria bacterium genomic stretch:
- a CDS encoding TolC family protein, with amino-acid sequence MVRKLLTACVLLCTMYVPALRSAVPVTLDEAIQTAIRKNQSIAIARLSISKARAQRTEALSGALPFVGVSATYNYNVEAPVFFVPNFLNPQEGGMQPMRFGLNNSYNVAATFNQVLFNSAVFTGIGAAAKYVGAATDQYRAAVADVVTETRRRFLAALAAREMAQIAQSAYNLASEHQKTVKTLFEQGMVAEYDLIRANVALENIRPELTSARVGYKNAVAALMTYMNADQTDTLEPQSVELPEPGSVPDVNESTESALKHNYQLVAMESQLAVSDKLIDVYRSGYYPTVSLIGQYGNSGQSDDFKDWVSASQAFIGLNLSLNIFNGMRTASQLDQATIDYQTLGEHVDQLKNLLRLQVSASINELTSARERIIAQAGNVQQAERGYEIAKIRYAEGTGSQLEINDSQSALTRAQVNRLGALYDYYIRLADFEKSIGKVPDKYIRYAEEIHGDS; translated from the coding sequence ATGGTTAGAAAACTACTTACAGCCTGTGTGCTGCTATGCACGATGTACGTGCCTGCCTTACGATCTGCCGTCCCGGTAACATTGGATGAAGCTATCCAAACCGCCATCCGGAAGAACCAGAGTATTGCCATTGCCCGGTTGAGCATTTCAAAAGCACGAGCCCAGCGTACCGAAGCACTATCGGGTGCGCTCCCGTTTGTAGGTGTGAGTGCAACGTACAACTACAATGTGGAAGCCCCTGTGTTTTTTGTACCCAACTTTCTGAACCCTCAGGAAGGCGGCATGCAGCCCATGCGATTTGGGTTAAATAACTCGTATAACGTGGCCGCAACCTTTAACCAGGTGTTGTTTAATAGTGCGGTGTTTACTGGTATTGGCGCAGCAGCTAAGTATGTTGGAGCGGCAACAGACCAGTACAGGGCGGCTGTGGCGGATGTTGTTACCGAGACGCGACGCAGATTCCTGGCTGCTCTTGCAGCCAGGGAGATGGCTCAGATTGCTCAGTCTGCATATAACCTGGCCTCTGAACATCAGAAAACAGTTAAAACTCTATTTGAACAGGGGATGGTTGCCGAGTACGACCTTATTCGGGCAAATGTTGCGCTCGAGAATATCCGACCGGAACTTACATCGGCCCGTGTTGGGTACAAAAACGCAGTTGCAGCACTCATGACGTATATGAATGCTGACCAAACGGATACCCTGGAGCCGCAGTCAGTGGAACTCCCCGAACCAGGAAGCGTTCCTGACGTAAATGAGAGCACTGAGAGCGCCCTCAAGCATAATTACCAGCTGGTTGCAATGGAATCGCAGCTTGCGGTGTCAGATAAACTCATTGATGTGTACCGGTCTGGTTATTATCCTACGGTATCGCTCATCGGACAATACGGAAACTCTGGACAGAGCGATGATTTTAAAGACTGGGTGAGTGCTTCGCAGGCATTTATCGGCCTCAATCTGAGTCTCAATATTTTTAACGGCATGCGAACGGCATCGCAACTGGATCAGGCTACAATAGACTATCAAACGCTTGGCGAGCATGTAGACCAGCTGAAAAACCTGCTGCGCCTGCAGGTCAGCGCTTCCATTAATGAACTTACGTCAGCCAGGGAACGGATCATTGCACAGGCCGGTAATGTACAGCAGGCTGAGCGGGGATATGAGATTGCCAAAATCAGATATGCCGAAGGAACCGGCAGTCAGCTTGAAATAAACGACTCGCAGAGTGCTCTTACTCGCGCTCAGGTGAACAGGCTTGGGGCACTCTACGACTATTACATTCGGCTGGCAGACTTTGAAAAGTCGATTGGCAAGGTACCAGACAAGTACATTCGATATGCGGAGGAGATTCATGGGGATTCGTGA
- a CDS encoding efflux RND transporter permease subunit: MSNHKNFPITAWAVNNRTTVYVLTVLIFIIGAVVYVRLPKEQFPDVVVPTILVTTINAGTAPVDMENLVTRQIEKQIKSVADVKKVLSQSIQDASIITVEFTTEITPTVAKQRVTDAIDRAKANLPVSLTKGPDVQEIDMSEFPIMFVNISGDIGLDNLKVYADELQDKIESLHEIRRVDIIGALEKEIRIDLDPYRMQSLGVSFHDVSSVLSGENVNISAGDLNVGGIRRNVKVSGEYRTVDDIKETVVKSGMGNLVYLRDIATVIDTAKEQQSFARLDGHPVVTLSVLKKSGENLIDASDKIQMIIADYQAQRLPDGVTLKLTNDMSKATRSNIADLVNSIVIGFLLVTTVLMFFMGVSNSLFIGLATPLSSFLAFTVMPGLDFTFNIVVTFSFLLALGIIVDDAIVVIENTHRLHVKEGYDVKTAAGYAAAEVFAPVFAGTLTTLAPFFPLLFWPGIVGEFMVYLPSVLIITLTASLIVAYIINPVFAVDFMDRKKGAMNKRVMWVLLGVVCLAMIAALLAGAFWFAVLAILVLAFITLNKFVLSPYLIEPFQEKILPGLMGWYRSFLRFMLAGKRPAVLLVSVIVLFVATIVFAALYGKPPVFFPSGEPNYGYIYIQLPIGTDAVVTDSVTKVVEQRVRKIIGPDNPDITAIVSNVGLGAGDPRSPDRTVAPNKGKVSVAFEEYAKRRDPQTSKYLTEFRKAVADIPGAEIIVEKEANGPPTGKEISIEIAGDDFAVLEQLTERVRALVIDSLHIPGIEKLKSDLERNKPEISVVVDRARANIDGITSSQIGFTLRGALHGLEATKMRVGEDEYPLQIRVSEDMRSNIDAMMNLPVTYRDMSTGAFRQVPISSLATINYVSSFSGIHRKNQQRVVTLASNVLQGYNATAINAQIAKALKTVRVPDGYSIRQTGAQEEQADNADFLGMAFGIAAGIIILILVIQFNSLAKPVLIMSTVLFSVIGVLLGFTLFGIEFSIVITGVGIIALGGIVVRNGIVLVDFTDILLAQGVELREAIVEGGAIRFNPVVLTAASTILGLVPLAIGLNFDFWAMLNLRDPHFHVGSDSVAFWGPLAWAVIFGLLFATFLTLIVVPCLYLLQIQTATKLRKFFSHS, encoded by the coding sequence ATGAGTAATCATAAAAACTTCCCGATAACAGCTTGGGCTGTTAACAACCGTACAACCGTGTATGTACTTACGGTGCTGATTTTTATTATCGGTGCAGTAGTCTATGTCCGATTACCGAAGGAGCAGTTTCCCGATGTTGTTGTGCCAACGATCCTTGTTACCACAATCAATGCCGGCACGGCACCAGTTGACATGGAGAATCTGGTCACCAGGCAGATCGAAAAGCAGATCAAGTCAGTTGCCGATGTGAAGAAAGTGCTTAGTCAGAGCATTCAGGATGCTTCGATCATTACGGTAGAGTTTACGACTGAAATTACGCCTACTGTTGCCAAACAACGCGTAACGGATGCTATTGACAGGGCCAAGGCAAACTTGCCGGTTTCACTTACTAAGGGGCCCGACGTTCAGGAAATCGACATGTCGGAATTCCCGATCATGTTTGTAAACATCTCGGGTGATATCGGTCTTGACAACCTGAAAGTTTATGCCGATGAATTGCAGGACAAGATTGAGTCATTGCATGAAATCCGGCGTGTTGACATTATCGGCGCTCTTGAAAAAGAAATTCGGATTGATCTGGATCCGTACCGGATGCAGTCGCTGGGAGTATCGTTCCACGACGTAAGCAGTGTGTTGTCCGGCGAAAATGTTAACATTTCCGCAGGTGACTTAAACGTTGGTGGTATCCGCAGGAATGTGAAGGTTTCGGGTGAGTATCGAACTGTTGATGACATCAAAGAGACTGTTGTCAAGTCCGGCATGGGCAACCTTGTGTACTTGCGTGATATTGCAACTGTTATCGATACGGCCAAGGAACAGCAGAGCTTTGCCCGCCTGGACGGTCACCCGGTCGTTACGCTGAGTGTACTTAAAAAATCTGGTGAAAACCTGATTGATGCGTCAGATAAGATTCAGATGATCATTGCCGACTACCAGGCACAGCGCCTTCCTGACGGTGTTACGCTCAAACTAACCAATGACATGAGTAAGGCAACGCGGTCAAACATAGCAGACCTTGTGAACTCAATTGTTATTGGCTTTTTGCTGGTGACCACCGTGCTGATGTTCTTCATGGGGGTCTCGAATTCTTTATTCATTGGGCTTGCCACTCCGCTTTCCTCCTTTCTTGCCTTCACGGTGATGCCCGGCCTTGATTTTACATTTAACATTGTTGTGACCTTCTCGTTCCTTCTGGCACTGGGTATTATCGTTGATGATGCCATTGTGGTCATTGAAAACACACACCGGCTTCATGTTAAGGAAGGATACGATGTAAAAACGGCGGCTGGGTATGCTGCTGCAGAAGTGTTTGCCCCTGTGTTTGCGGGTACTCTAACCACACTGGCTCCATTCTTCCCGCTATTGTTCTGGCCGGGAATCGTGGGTGAGTTCATGGTGTATTTGCCAAGCGTATTAATCATTACGCTTACAGCTTCACTCATTGTTGCATACATCATTAATCCGGTTTTTGCCGTTGACTTCATGGACAGGAAAAAAGGAGCCATGAACAAACGAGTAATGTGGGTCCTTCTTGGTGTTGTGTGTCTGGCGATGATTGCTGCACTATTAGCCGGTGCATTTTGGTTTGCCGTCCTCGCAATCCTGGTGCTTGCGTTTATTACATTGAACAAATTCGTTCTATCGCCGTACCTGATCGAGCCGTTTCAGGAGAAAATCCTGCCAGGCCTGATGGGCTGGTACAGATCATTTCTGCGTTTCATGTTAGCCGGTAAAAGACCGGCAGTCCTTCTGGTATCAGTTATCGTTCTGTTCGTTGCTACCATCGTGTTTGCCGCACTGTATGGTAAGCCACCGGTTTTCTTCCCGTCGGGGGAGCCGAACTATGGATACATTTATATCCAGCTTCCAATCGGGACTGATGCAGTTGTAACCGATTCGGTCACCAAGGTGGTGGAACAACGGGTACGGAAAATTATCGGACCTGATAATCCCGATATAACAGCCATAGTTTCAAACGTGGGCCTGGGAGCGGGTGACCCGCGCTCACCCGACCGTACAGTTGCACCAAACAAAGGGAAGGTTTCGGTAGCCTTCGAAGAATATGCAAAACGGCGTGACCCGCAGACCAGCAAATATCTAACCGAATTTAGGAAGGCAGTTGCCGATATACCCGGTGCCGAAATCATCGTGGAAAAAGAGGCCAATGGGCCGCCAACCGGCAAAGAAATCAGTATCGAAATTGCCGGTGATGACTTTGCCGTGCTGGAACAACTTACCGAGCGGGTGCGTGCCTTAGTTATTGACTCGCTACATATACCCGGTATCGAGAAACTTAAATCCGATCTTGAGCGCAATAAGCCTGAGATTAGCGTTGTCGTTGACCGAGCCAGGGCAAACATCGATGGAATAACATCCTCACAGATAGGGTTTACGCTACGGGGTGCACTGCATGGTCTTGAGGCAACAAAGATGCGGGTGGGCGAGGATGAGTACCCTCTGCAGATCAGAGTGTCGGAAGACATGCGGTCCAACATCGACGCCATGATGAATTTACCGGTCACCTACCGTGACATGAGCACTGGTGCTTTCCGCCAGGTTCCGATTTCATCACTGGCAACCATAAATTATGTGTCATCCTTCTCAGGGATTCATCGGAAAAACCAGCAGCGCGTGGTTACACTTGCATCCAACGTTCTGCAGGGATATAATGCTACTGCCATCAATGCACAGATTGCCAAGGCACTCAAAACTGTGAGAGTTCCTGATGGATATTCCATAAGGCAAACGGGTGCACAGGAAGAACAGGCTGACAATGCTGACTTTCTGGGTATGGCTTTTGGCATCGCTGCCGGTATTATTATCCTGATCCTGGTAATTCAGTTTAACTCTCTTGCCAAGCCGGTGCTTATAATGAGCACGGTGCTCTTTAGCGTGATTGGTGTGCTTCTTGGCTTTACTCTGTTTGGCATTGAGTTTTCGATTGTCATCACCGGTGTTGGGATTATCGCACTGGGTGGCATCGTGGTTAGAAACGGAATTGTTCTTGTTGACTTTACCGACATCTTGCTAGCCCAGGGGGTAGAACTTCGCGAAGCAATTGTGGAGGGTGGCGCTATTCGCTTCAATCCGGTGGTGCTGACAGCTGCATCAACAATTCTGGGACTGGTTCCGCTGGCAATCGGACTGAACTTTGATTTCTGGGCTATGCTAAACCTTCGGGATCCGCATTTTCATGTTGGATCGGATAGTGTTGCTTTCTGGGGACCCCTGGCATGGGCCGTTATTTTTGGACTTCTGTTTGCAACGTTCCTGACGCTCATTGTAGTGCCATGTTTGTATCTGCTCCAGATTCAAACGGCGACGAAGCTTAGAAAATTCTTCAGTCACTCCTGA
- a CDS encoding TetR/AcrR family transcriptional regulator produces the protein MGIRERKARERENRRDVIRDAARTAFLEVGIQQCSMERIASTAEVAKGTLYLYYKNRDELILAILAEDFNKIVTKIEKIAARKIEADKKLHRCVDVFLQYTSENNIFYKELVRIGNEHSSAECCKADLPYMKEFAEIDSRIFTATLNIVQEGVDSGLFTVKTKIHQTVLDLMLATRGAMLLCQSSVLPPQYGKINCEQVVRNVTSLLIKGLMH, from the coding sequence ATGGGGATTCGTGAGCGAAAAGCACGTGAACGTGAAAACCGCAGAGATGTGATCCGTGATGCAGCCAGGACGGCTTTCCTTGAGGTGGGTATCCAGCAGTGTTCCATGGAGCGAATTGCCAGTACTGCTGAAGTGGCAAAAGGAACACTCTACTTGTATTATAAAAATCGTGATGAGTTAATCCTGGCGATTCTTGCGGAAGACTTTAACAAAATAGTAACGAAAATTGAAAAGATAGCTGCTCGGAAGATAGAAGCTGATAAGAAACTGCACCGGTGTGTTGATGTGTTCTTACAGTATACTTCAGAAAACAATATTTTTTATAAAGAACTGGTGCGTATCGGAAATGAACATTCCTCTGCTGAGTGCTGTAAGGCAGATCTGCCGTACATGAAAGAATTTGCCGAAATCGACAGTCGCATATTTACGGCAACTCTTAACATTGTTCAGGAAGGCGTTGATTCCGGTCTCTTTACGGTAAAAACGAAGATTCATCAGACCGTTCTGGACCTGATGCTTGCAACCCGTGGGGCGATGCTGCTCTGTCAGAGTTCGGTGCTACCCCCGCAATACGGTAAGATTAACTGCGAACAAGTGGTGCGCAATGTAACCTCTTTGCTGATAAAGGGGCTGATGCACTAG
- a CDS encoding efflux RND transporter periplasmic adaptor subunit, whose product MIITTMTNNYLKATSMFRMVGAFAIVVIIAVSCTSNEGHEPSRELLEKYRTERNALDDKIRQLEEQLGVNAANGQIPVGVYTVSPGPFKKQVTVKAIVDSRSSIAVAPKTSGQLVSLRVVNGQAVAKGQLLAELDDALIQRGIEEVTTQLEFATTLYEKQLRIFEQKAGSEVQYLQAKNNKESLEKRLASLREQLDMTKIKAPTSGIVDGLRPKAGEMVMAGMQLMTIVNTSDMRVIADLAETYAGTIRVGDVVTVRFPDTGDTITSRVGIVSKTVNPVNRSFRIEIPLRSVSPGLKPNATCDITLTEKVFNEALTIPLASVVRDADRTYVYKVVGGKATKARVVIGAVSGETAMVTDGVGADDVIVHNGVTLVSDGQRVRVVE is encoded by the coding sequence ATGATTATTACAACAATGACTAATAACTACTTGAAAGCCACATCAATGTTCCGAATGGTCGGAGCCTTCGCAATCGTCGTGATCATTGCGGTGTCGTGTACTTCTAACGAAGGGCACGAACCGTCACGAGAGCTTTTGGAAAAGTACAGAACCGAGCGCAATGCTCTTGATGACAAAATCCGGCAGCTCGAAGAGCAGTTGGGTGTGAATGCGGCAAATGGCCAAATTCCGGTTGGGGTTTACACCGTAAGTCCCGGCCCCTTTAAAAAGCAGGTTACCGTGAAGGCAATCGTCGATTCACGGTCGTCAATTGCGGTAGCCCCCAAAACGTCCGGACAGCTTGTGAGTCTGCGCGTTGTCAATGGCCAGGCCGTTGCCAAGGGACAACTGCTGGCTGAACTCGATGATGCTCTGATTCAGCGCGGCATCGAAGAGGTGACCACTCAGCTTGAGTTTGCAACAACACTGTACGAAAAGCAACTGCGGATTTTCGAGCAAAAAGCAGGAAGCGAGGTTCAGTACCTGCAGGCAAAGAATAACAAGGAGTCACTTGAAAAGCGTCTGGCATCGCTTAGAGAACAGTTGGACATGACAAAGATTAAGGCTCCTACATCTGGTATTGTTGACGGATTGCGTCCCAAGGCCGGCGAGATGGTCATGGCCGGCATGCAGTTGATGACGATCGTTAATACGTCCGACATGCGGGTTATAGCAGACCTTGCTGAAACCTATGCCGGTACCATACGTGTTGGTGATGTGGTCACGGTGCGCTTTCCCGATACCGGTGATACAATCACCTCCAGGGTGGGGATCGTATCAAAAACAGTGAACCCTGTTAACAGGTCGTTCCGGATTGAAATACCACTGCGCTCCGTCTCGCCAGGACTAAAACCAAACGCCACCTGCGATATAACGCTGACCGAAAAAGTATTTAATGAGGCCCTGACGATTCCGCTCGCGTCTGTTGTTCGCGATGCAGACCGTACCTATGTATACAAAGTTGTCGGAGGGAAGGCTACAAAGGCACGAGTGGTTATCGGAGCGGTGAGCGGTGAAACGGCAATGGTAACTGATGGTGTTGGGGCTGACGACGTGATTGTGCACAATGGCGTTACGCTGGTATCTGACGGACAACGCGTGCGGGTGGTTGAATGA
- a CDS encoding HAD-IIIA family hydrolase produces the protein MKALFVDRDGVINKLKVGGYITTPSEFIVLPDVFPLLTHAHQHGYLIIVASNQQGVGKGLMTDADLQAVHTFMQDELRSALGFGVDAAYYCTDLAGTGSVRRKPAPGMLLDAIREYQLQPVHCWFVGDSVTDAAAGHAAGVHTALVGPHNPTDATIVAPNLNLLTSALIPHLR, from the coding sequence ATGAAGGCTTTGTTTGTTGACCGCGACGGTGTAATAAATAAACTGAAAGTTGGTGGCTACATTACCACACCGTCGGAATTTATCGTACTCCCCGACGTGTTCCCATTGCTGACTCATGCTCATCAGCATGGGTATCTTATAATCGTGGCTTCGAATCAGCAGGGAGTAGGTAAGGGGCTTATGACCGATGCTGACCTGCAGGCAGTGCATACCTTCATGCAGGATGAGTTGCGCTCAGCCCTGGGCTTTGGTGTTGATGCAGCCTACTACTGTACTGATCTTGCCGGTACCGGAAGTGTCCGCAGGAAACCAGCCCCCGGTATGCTTCTGGATGCTATCCGTGAATACCAGCTCCAGCCTGTACATTGCTGGTTTGTTGGCGACTCTGTTACCGATGCTGCTGCCGGGCATGCTGCCGGCGTTCATACTGCGCTGGTTGGACCGCACAATCCAACCGATGCAACCATCGTTGCACCCAATCTTAACCTCCTGACATCAGCCCTAATCCCGCATCTGAGGTAA